The Gopherus evgoodei ecotype Sinaloan lineage unplaced genomic scaffold, rGopEvg1_v1.p scaffold_48_arrow_ctg1, whole genome shotgun sequence DNA window GCTGTGGGACCGGGCAGGTGCattgtgggagggagctgctggtgtctctgggcccgatcctgccccTGGGGAGGTTGGGGACAGGGGGGCCAgtggctgctcctggctggcctggccctgccccaaatGCCACATGGGGACACATCCAAACAGCCATTCGGGGGGTcgggaggaggaggcagacagacagacgggggaaggtggaggggacAGACAGGCGCGGGGCAGGCACAGGACAGACAGACGGACCGGGGGGCAGGCAGACAGCCGAGGTGGGGTGGACTGACAGACAGACTGGGGGCAGGCAGGCCAGGGGACAGACAGATGGGCGGGGGCAGATGaatggacagacagacggggagcaggcggacggacagacagacagggatgGGGGTAGGCTGGGGGGGTCGGACAGACAGgggagcagacagagacagacgggggggcaggtgggggcagcagcGGGCGGCCCCAGCTATCGCCGCCCGCGGGCGGGTCGCACCGATTCGCCGCCCGGCGCGGCTCCCTGGTTGGCCCGGCCGCTGTTACCGGGGGACGCGGCTTCTGCCGCCGCAACTTCGCCTGGAAACCGGCCGCGCTGCTGCGCCTGCCCCGAGCCGCCGCGCTGAATGGCTGGGCCGGCCCGAGCGGGCTGGTCCCGAACCGGCCTAAGCCCCACCCCGGCCCCACCGCGCCCAGCTCCGGGGCTGCGTGTGAAATGTCTCCGCCCAGGGCATCctagagccgggagagaacccaggagtcctggctcccagccccccggctctaaccaccagcccccactcctctcccagtactggggaaagaacccaggagtcctggttcccagccccccacttTAACCACTAGTCCCTATGCCTATCCCGTCCCAGAGCCCgcagagaacctaggagtcctggctcccagccccctcctctaaccaccagcccctactcccctcccagagccaggagagaaccaaggagtcctggctcccagcccccccgctctaaccactagtccctatgcccatcccagagcccacaggagtcctggctcccagcctccctactctaaccactggtccccactcccctcccagagccaggatagaacccagcaGTCTTGGCTACCAGCCCTTCattctgaccactagaccccactcccctcccagagctggaagagaacccaggagtcctggctgccagaccctctGTTCTGACCATtagtccccctcccacacacctcaGAAATGCAGCCCCCAACACTGGCAGTTGGTGTTAGGCCAGTGCTGCTGCCCCCCAGGATTCCTGTGAGCCCCTCACtagttgtgtgtgtctgtgtcggCCCATGGGAGGTGGGTTTTAACAGCAAAGGACTTTCTCAGCTTTCGCTGTGTTACAGCAGGGCAAATCCAGAGTCGCCTCATTGAACTCCGAGCCCACTGCGAGTCGCAGCCCTGAGCATGCTGCAGTCATGATGTGTGGCCCCTGGTGCGACGCACGGCCCTTGGTGCGGTGCACGAAGGGCATAACAGCAGAGCCTGGCACATTCTCCCCATGGCGGAGAGGGGAGCTGAAGGCTGAGAGGCAGAGACTTGCAGGAACTAGAATCCAGCTCTCCTAGGCGAGCTCTTTCAccccatgctgcctctgcccccagAACGCCCCAGTTCTGGCCCCTCACGGCAACTCCTGCGCCCGCAGGCTGGACGGCACATCCTGAGCCACATCGCCGCAGCGCAGCTCTTCCCCCACTGCAGCCTTCAGTGACGGAAACACAAAGCTGATGAAAGTCACCTCTGAGTCACACGCCCCAGCGGCTTTGGGAGCCggtgcttcctgccaccccagccactCACCCTGGGTCCCGGAGCCCCCTGGAGCCTGCTTCTCCCTGGAGAGCGTGTGTGTGTTCGTGTGCAGTTGGGTAGGGACGTCTTAGGGTCTGTATCTGTCCATCTTCCCACTTGCTGTCACCTGTAACACCCAGCTCGGGTTGCCCAGGTGCTCCAAGTGCCTGTAATTGGTGCCTGAACTCATGCAAGATTCATGTGTATttgtgagctctttgaggcagagactgtgCTGTTCttggtctgtgcagcgcccgacACGacaaggccctgatctcagccggggtctgggcagcgcccggcacgacagggtcctgatctcggccggggtctgggcaatgcctggcacgacagggccctgatGTCAGCCAGGGTCCGGGCAGCACCCAGCGCGACAGGGCCCTGACCTTGGTTGGGGTCtcagcagcgcccggcacaacagggccctgatcttggccagggtctgggcagcgcccggcacgacagggccctgatctcggccgggatcTGGGCAACGCCCAgcacgacagggccctgatctcagccggggtcTGGGCAACGCCCAgcacgacagggccctgatctcagccggggtctgggcagcgcccggcacgacagggccctgatctcggccgggatctgggcagcgcccagcacgacagggccctgatctcagccggggtctgggcagcgctcaGCGCCCTGATCCCGGCCACGGTCTGGGTGGCGCCCGGCCCGATGAGGACTCTGATCTTTAGGCACAGTTGCAGCACAGACAACAAATCACAATGGTGCTAACGGTACATGGCACAGGACCATGGGCTCAGAGGCCAGGCACATAGTTCGGGTTTGTGAGGAGGCAGCGTGATGTGTTATTTGCCCCAGGGGATGTTTGGGGTCAGAGCTAAGGTTATTCTCATAGAAGTTATAAGGATAGGGGGTGTCTGTCACCATGGTGCCCTCAGTGTCTCATTTAATCTGCACCACGAAGTGCGCGGTGACAGTGCGACTGGTTTGGTGTCACTGCAACACCCCCACCCTTGTGCTAAGCCTGGGCCCTGGAGCAGTCAGCATCTCAGCTATAGGGCCTGGCTGCATGAAGGGGGTTTGCCGTGAATTGTGCCATTTACTCACCTTTCCCATTGCACCGGTGCAAGAGCTGCTTtacccagtgctgggagagggggaggttcACATGGCACTAGTGCAAGGGGGGAGGACCCGGGGGGGCATGTTATGGCTGCACTGGGGGGTGGCAGACTCTAAATATCCTCTCAGGGCCCTGGTAACAGAGGCACCTGAAGCCACCCATGGGGTGATGGGACGGGCTGTGAAGGCCAATTGTAGCACTCccccccatttcctcctcctccctcaggcAGCGACTGGGAACCACAGGAGTCACACGAGGGCACAAGCCCAGCCTGACTTGAGTGGGGGGGTTTCTTCTCCCCAGCAGGGCTCAGACTAACTTCCTCTCACTTCCCAACcaagccccctccaccccagttcTGCACGGTCCCGAATCCCACGCACCCCACTCCCCCACAATCCCACGCAGTGCTAGGCCCCAGACACCCCAGGGCCCCATTTCCTTCTCATGGAtccagcagccccccccatccTAAGCCCCACGTCCTCACTCCATGTAGCCCCATTCCTCACTGTGCACCCCCATGCTCCATTCATGCACCAACTCCCCCATACCCTCAgcacacccccagcaccccaattCCTCTGcatgcacccccacagcccagtgcATGCAGCCTGcacctccatcctcctccctAGCTACGTACCCCCACGCCCCAGGGCACCCCCAGACCTCATACCCCCTCCCCCTTCGgacccctgcacacacccctccccccggggATCCCCGCTCGCCGCAGACGCCCGCACAAGCCCGAACTTGTCCGCGCGGGGGCGGGGCGGCGCTGACGTCACGGCCCAGGGGGCGGCGCGAGCCTCGAGCCCCGGGAGCGGCTGGAGTCCGCGCGCGACTTGTTGTGGCTTTTGCTTGTCCCGGTGCAGCTGAGCTCGCCGCGCACAGTCGGAGCCTCCGCGGGACCCAGCGACCCCCGAGCCGCGCCGGGAGGGTTCATGCAGCTGCAGTAAGTGAGGCCGGGGCAGTTGAGCAGGGTCCGGAGGCGGCGAGGCGCGGGAGGCGGAGGCAGGTGCCCGCGGCACATGGCGATTGTTTGGTGCCGGCCGGGGACGCAGCCGGGGCGGGGCCCGGTGTCTTGGCTCagtcctggggagggggcagtggccgGGGCGTGGGGCGGTGTTGGGGGGCCGCGGGGCAGGGATtgatagcagagctgggactcggggggcagtgcctgggggccggtgcctgtggatgggggggGCAGGTGCCCAGCCTCCCTCGCCACCCCCAGATCTCTCCTGGAAAACGGGATTTTGCAGCCTCCCCTGGTTGCCCCCAAACCCGCTGGACTGAGCCGGGCCGGGACCTGCCGGCGGGAGGGGGGACGGGTCCCGTCGGGGCTGCTCGGGTTTGTTTACAAACATTGctttcccccccccagccagctctgcggCGACCCCTGGTGGGGAGCGCGGGTCCCTGCGCCCCGGAGGGGGCGGCCGCGGTCCCCCTGCCTGGGTCCCTCCCGCTGCCCCCCTGACCGTCCCGTCCCTTGCCCGCAGAGCTCACCGAGCGCCATGGCCAGAGCACCGCAGGAGGGGAGCCGCGCTCAGCCGACAGCCGCCCTGCCCGGGGACCCAGCCTTCCTGCTGGGGGGGGCGGTGGCCGTGCCGCCCGCCGTCTGCCCGGGCAGCCTCGCCCTGCCACCCCGGCTGAACTGCAGCCTGTGCCCCAACGGCCCCGCTCCCTGCTCGCTCTACCGCTGTGTCCGGGGGCCGGAGCCCCCCCGGCGCTGGGACGCCCCCGAGGCTGGCAGGACACATGGTGAgtctccctgccagagccccctGCCCGACCGGGCATCTCGCACTAGAcggtgccccccagcacccatgggGGGCACCAGCATGGCCAgatgctgtgggggaaggggcaggaaacCCAGCAACTAGGGGATGtcctgccctgggcacctgaCCTCCTGTCCCCAGTCCCTAGAGGTCAGCTCCTGTCCTTAGGGCCCCCCCCTTTATAGCCCTAGCATCTGCGggttcccaccccttctccctgggggaggggacagctgCACCGTGTGGCTGCGGGTGCAGCCGCATCCTGCCCCCCATTTGcaggtgccagtgggtgctgtaCACAGCCTGTGGCCAGCGCAGGCTGGGTCCGGGCAGTGGTTCTGGGAGGGCTGCGCGTGTCCCTGGCACGGCGAGCTGGGCACACGGCTGCCCAGACCCGTTGTGGCGGGCGGCTCGTTCTCAGAGGCACCAGCTCTGGTTGTCTCCTCCCTAGACACGGACCCTTGGGAGCCCTGCAAGGTCACAGGCAGGGCAAGCGCCAGGCCCTGACCCGCCAACCCCAGGATGAGGGCAGCCTGGGAGAATGGTCTGACTCACCCATGCAGCGCTGctgagcttgggggggggggcaacccAGATACCCCCAGCCAGTCCCCCCCTTCCGCCCCAGTACAGTTTCACGAGCCCCAAAGGGAGAGGTCCATTGTCACCCGTCGTGCAGGCTGATGCACTAGCagagccgggggcggggggggagcatGCTCCCTTGTCCTGCGCTGGTCCCTGGATTTTCCTGCAGGgcagctccccctgcacccccagctgccGCAGACCATTCGCTGTGGCCCTGCTAGCCCCTGCCGGAGAACTTCCCGAGGCGGCTCCGAGTCGCTGcgctgccccagcctggccggCTCTGTGTCACCATCCGGCTGGACCTCCGGCTCCCCGCTGGCATGGAGCTGAGACACCTCGTGTATGAGTAAACAGTGCAGGGCCGCGGACCGCACTGCTGACTCATGGCTCTCCTCCCTGCAGGAGCCAGCAGGCTCGCTTGGCTAACGAGGGGCTGCTCGTTAGCAGGCAGGAGGCAAGGAGCCGGGCAGGCAGATGGCAGAGTGTGATCGTGGGGACGGGGAGATTGACCCGGGCAGCTCAGTTGGGTAGACAAGCTCGGGCATGTCCCAGCCGGGCAGAGTTTGAttctctgcagggctcccccggGTGAGTCTCCGTGGGCAGTGCCGCTCTAGGCTGGGCATGGGGCAGGTCTGTGACCCCGTCCCCAAGCTTGGCACTACAGGTGCCAGGGTCCCTGAGCAGTGACCGAGGGGGGGAGACACGGCCAGGGCAGCCACACGTGCCCGTTGCTGAGCTTGGGCCAGGGGTCGTTCGAAATATGCATCCCGCAGATCAGCCAGGAGATAGGGCTACTGAGCCCCTGGCCgggggctgcccccacccccccgtccATGGGAATTGTTCTGGGCTTTCCTGTTGACAAGCACTGGGGCCTGTGTCTGTCGGGAGCCGTATCCTGGCCCGACCCCTCTGGGCCCCACGCCAGCACTGGAAGTGAGACCTCAGCAACCATGCACTGGCCGGGCTccgctgccagccctgctgtccCCATGGGCAAGggtcagagccccccccccccaaccttctGGGGAAGGTCCTGCCtgggggagggagcttgggtggGTGCTGGGCTCACGTCTTTCCTGGGAGGGGCTGTTGGGGCACCTGCCCTGCAGCCTGCCTCCCCCCCCGACCActcagctctgcccccccacagGAGAGCTCCAGCCCATGCAGGATGAGGGCCCCAACAGGGAGCATCCCCCCACCGAGCCAGCCCCAGAGGGCACAGTGTCCAACAGTGGCCTCCCTGGGGAGCCCCTGCACCCGGAGCATGCACTGGGGGCCCAGCTGCGGTGCATGGGCGATGCCTTCCACCAGGCCCATGAGAGGCAGGTGAGTCCCAGTGAAGAgacctgggtgtggggggagcctgggctgggggtggggacccTTGAAGGGAATTTGTCCAGCCTGGGGGGGGCTCTGGCCTTGCggctggggctgtgagctcagggcagaggggcccagcTTCTGTTGGAGTCACGTGCTCCTGGCGAGGGCAGGGTCAGCCCGGGATGCCccttgccgggggggggggggggctggaaagGGTTAATGGCTCTCCCAGGGAAATAGATGCagtaatagaacccaggagtcccctcccagagccagggctcggACCCCCCCTCACCCCGCAGGCTTGCGCTGATCCCGCCCCAGGCATgggaatctcacacacacacacacacacacatacccctgtGCAGAAGGGGAGGCTGGGCCGGGCGGTTGGGCAAGCGAGCGGCTGAGTCACGCGCTATAAATAGCCCTGGGTATATAAGGCCATGGAGCGAGGCGGGAGCTCAGCGGGCAGGGACAGGCAGCCCAGCGTAGCCACCCCCGCCGCGCGCCCTGTGGCAGGGCGCCCTGACCGCCCCCGGGCAGCGGCGGGGCTGGGTGCTGCTCACGCAGGgggctcctgccagcctgggcaccCCAGGGATTTAGGAAAGaggcagccagccctgctggagccTGGTGGCCGTGCCAGAGGGCTGAGCCCTGGGtggaggcgggggggggtcctCCCGCGGCTCTAACTTGGCCTCTCTCCGTCCCGCAGTGGCAGGAGCGGCAGTGGCAGGGAGCGCTCTGGGCCCGTTTCTGCCACTTCGTCTCTCAGCTGCTGGGCGCCTTCTACAACATGCCCATGGACGTGATGCCGGAGCTGCAGCCCAACTAGCTCCTTGtggggctggagccgggggggAGGCCCCCCCCGCGTGGACTGCGGAGCCGCTTGGCAAAATGTAGCAACTTCCAGAGCTCATAGCACCCCCACCACCCCGGCAAGCCATGGCCCCTGCAGGCTgggccccaggctgctgcccccCCGGGCACCCActgtctatttatttatttattttcgaGTACTGACTGGGAGCCCCACAGTGCAGGGCCCCATAGCGGGGAGCGGCCCCCGCAGGCTCCCCCCACTGTTCCTCAGGGAGCGCCACGCAATTGTGACAGGGGGCGGACATGCATGTGACGGCCGCAGGCATTGCCTCTGCCTCACCCCCGACTCCCCTCAGGACAGCGGGAAGAGCTGGGCTCCGGCAGTGGCAGGGAGGGCAAACTCTGAAGTGGGCTCAGCCAGCCgtcctgctgcttcctccccatGCCGTGGGCAGCCTGAGGAGTGGGGGGGGCCCCGCCTGTCCCGTTGCCTCCCCACGCACAGCTTGCTGCTGTGGCTCCGGGCATGGCCAGCCCTGAGCCCGGCGCTGCGCCCAGAGCAGGGGGGGCCTTGGCAGGGGCGGCAGGAGCACTGTAAATACTGTACATAGTGACACTGTACAGGGAGAGGTGTTGTATATACAGACCGGTACCGGGCCGTGCTGTACATAGGGGGACACTGTACATACGGGGACACGCTTGCTGTACATGAGCAGTGACTTTGGTTTTCTACGTTTCCTTTTCAATAAAACTGGATTTAAGCAAAGAGGCCTCTGTGTCACTCCCAACCACAGGAGATCCCCGGCGCCCTCGGACTGGCCGCTCGCAGAGGCTATTTCAGAGCTAAGTCAAGGCCAATTTTAGAACAGGAAGCCAGAGGCTGACTTGGCCCACCCAGGGCCCCTGCCCACAGAGCCAGAGCTGGGTGTGGAAAGGGAACAGCTGCCAGGggcctctggcaccattcctgcagTGCTGCACCCCTGCCCACCAGAGCAACCCAGCCACCTCCACTCCATGCCTGACCCCACCTCACGAGGGCCAGGGAACAACAGGCCCCCACAGGGCCAGTGGGCTCTGTCCGAGCTCCTGTCCAGCAGCACGACACAAGTGGGGGGGCATGTGGAAAGCAGCAGTGCCACCCCTGCCCTCGGCCCCCTGGCAGCCCAGGATCTCCACAGCATGGCCAGTCCTGGCACAAGTGAGCCCAGCCCACTCCCAGGGAAGTGCCACTTAGCTGAGCTATTTCAGTCTTA harbors:
- the LOC115642958 gene encoding predicted GPI-anchored protein 58; this translates as MLHSCTNSPIPSAHPQHPNSSACTPTAQCMQPAPPSSSLATYPHAPGHPQTSYPLPLRTPAHTPPPGDPRSPQTPAQARTCPRGGGAALTSRPRGRREPRAPGAAGVRARLVVAFACPGAAELAAHSRSLRGTQRPPSRAGRVHAAASSPSAMARAPQEGSRAQPTAALPGDPAFLLGGAVAVPPAVCPGSLALPPRLNCSLCPNGPAPCSLYRCVRGPEPPRRWDAPEAGRTHGELQPMQDEGPNREHPPTEPAPEGTVSNSGLPGEPLHPEHALGAQLRCMGDAFHQAHERQWQERQWQGALWARFCHFVSQLLGAFYNMPMDVMPELQPN